The Hymenobacter oligotrophus genome has a window encoding:
- a CDS encoding DUF3093 family protein has protein sequence MADNQVFDMQAANQVYQVTFHNSTLWWVATIGGAVLGMVVANAAGIEVSGWAQTALFAAVVAAAVFLGFRLARSKGRIELTPTEIRLTRDSQPAKVIQRADVESCAARISDDGYAKLLLRLRNGQRAKIVLAHSSGNTTFDELAEALGADMSRV, from the coding sequence GTGGCAGATAACCAAGTATTTGATATGCAGGCAGCCAACCAAGTTTACCAGGTTACATTTCACAACTCCACGCTGTGGTGGGTAGCAACCATCGGCGGGGCGGTGTTGGGCATGGTAGTGGCCAATGCGGCGGGCATCGAGGTGAGCGGCTGGGCCCAAACGGCGCTGTTTGCGGCGGTAGTGGCGGCAGCCGTTTTCCTTGGCTTCAGGCTGGCCCGCAGCAAAGGCCGAATAGAGCTTACGCCCACCGAAATACGCCTGACCCGCGACTCGCAACCGGCCAAAGTTATCCAACGCGCCGACGTGGAGAGCTGCGCCGCCCGCATTTCCGACGACGGCTACGCCAAGCTGCTGCTGCGCCTGCGCAACGGGCAGCGCGCCAAAATTGTGCTGGCGCACAGCAGCGGCAACACCACTTTTGACGAGCTGGCCGAGGCCCTAGGTGCTGATATGTCGCGCGTGTAG